The DNA window CGGTGGCGCGCGAGAAGATGATCGAGCCCGAGCTGGTCATCGAGGCGATGGAGGACAGCCTCGCCCGGGCCGCCAAGTCGCGCTATGGCGCCGAGATGGACATCCGGGTCAAGATCGACCGCAAGACCGGCAACGCGACATTCACCCGCGCCCGCACCGTGGTGACGGACGAGGAGCTGGAAAACTATCAGTCGCAGTTCACCCCGGATCAGGCGAAAACCTATTTCGAGCCGTCCAGGGACGGTCGCGGCACCTGGTGGCGCGACGGCACCCGGCTGGACGATTTCTCGGGCGCGCCGCAACCGGGCGACGTGTTCGAAGAGGTGGTGCCGCCCGTCGATCTGGGCCGGATCGCCGCGCAATCGGCCAAGCAGGTGATCCTGCAACGGGTCCGCGAGGCCGAACGCGACCGTCAATACGAGGAGTTCAAGGACCGCGCCGGCACCATCATCAACGGCATCGTCAAGCGCGAGGAATACGGCAACATCATCGTCGATGTCGGCCGGGGCGAGGCGATCCTGCGCCGCAACGAAAAGATCGGGCGCGAATCCTATCGCCCGAATGACCGCATCCGCACCTATATCAAGGATGTGCGCCGCGAGACGCGCGGGCCGCAGATATTCCTGTCGCGCACCGATCCGCAATTCATGGCCGAGCTGTTCAAGATGGAGGTGCCCGAAATCTATGACGGCATCATCGACATCAAGGCCGTGGCCCGCGATCCGGGCAGCCGCGCCAAGATCGCCGTCATCAGCTATGACAGCAGCATCGACCCGGTCGGCGCCTGCGTCGGCATGCGCGGCAGCCGGGTGCAGGCCGTGGTGGGCGAATTGCAGGGCGAGAAGATCGACATCATCCCCTGGAACGAGGATCAGGCGACCTTCCTGGTCAACGCGCTGCAGCCGGCCGAGGTCAGCAAGGTCGTGTTCGACGAAGAGGCCGGCAAGATCGAGGTCGTGGTGCCCGACGAACAGCTGTCGCTTGCCATCGGCCGGCGCGGCCAGAACGTGCGTCTGGCCAGCCAGCTGACCGGGCTGGACATCGACATCCTGACCGAGGAAGAGGAATCCAAGCGTCGTCAGGCCGAGTTCAACGCCCGCACGCAGCTGTTCATGGAGGCGCTGGACCTGGACGAGTTCTTCGCCCAGCTTCTGGTCGCCGAAGGCTTCACCGATCTGGAAGAGGTGGCCTATGTCGAACAGGACGAGCTTCTGTCGATCGACGGCGTGGACGAGGATACGGCCCGCGAATTGCAGGCCCGCGCCCGTGACGTACTGGAGGCCCGGGCCAAGGCCGCGCTGGACAACGCCCGCGAACTGGGCGCCGAGGACAGCCTTATTGAATTCGAGGGGCTGACCCCCCAGATGGTAGAGGCGTTGGCCAAGGACGGCGTCAAGACCCTGGAAGATTTCGCCACCTGCGCCGACTGGGAACTGGCCGGCGGCTGGACCACGGTGAACGGGCAGCGGGTCAAGGACGAAGGGCTGCTGGAACCGTTCGAGGTTTCGCTGGAAGAGGCGCAGACCATGGTCATGACCGCGCGCGTCATGCTGGGCTGGGTCGATCCGACCGAATTGGACGGTGGGGACGACCCGGACGCCGACGCCGAGGCCGACGGGGCCGAAGGCGGCACCGACGAGGAGGCCGGGGCGTGATGCCCCGGATTTGCCCCCTTGAGCCGCGGTGGACGCATAAAGCAACGCGATGAGCCCGAACGGCGCTGCATCGTCACCGGCGAGGTGCAACCCAAGCGCGGGCTGATCCGCTTTGTCGTCGGCCCCGATGGCACGGTGGTGCCCGACCTGGCCGAAAAGCTGCCCGGTCGCGGCATCTGGGTGACGGCCGACCGCGCCGCCATCGATAAGGCGGCGGCGAAGGGGCTGTTTTCGCGCGCGGCCAGGACGCAGGCAAGACCCCCCGAGGGTCTGGCCGATCTGGTCGAGGCCGCGACGGCCCGGCGGGTCGTCGAACTGGTGTCGCTGGCCCGGAAATCGGGCAAGGCGGTGGCCGGGTTCGAGAAGGTAAAGGGCTGGCTGTCCGAGGGTCGCGCGAAGGTGCTGTTACAGGCCAGCGACGGATCGGAACGCGGCAAGGGCAAGCTGTGGACGCCGACCGGCGGGCGCTGGTTCGGCTGCCTGACCGCATCAGAATTGGGTTTGTCCTTCGGACGCGATCATGTCATACACGGCGCGCTTGCGGCGGGTGGCCTGACGGACAAGGTGATCTTGGAAGCCGGCAGACTGACGGGTCTGCGCGGGCATGACGGTGGTAATACGGCCACCGGGAAGGAATGAAGACGCAGATGAGCGACAAAGACGGAAAGAAGACCCTGGGACTCGGCGGCGCTGGCCGTTCGGGTCAGGTCAAGCAAAGCTTCAGCCATGGTCGCACCAAGAACGTGGTCGTGGAAACCAAGCGCAAGCGCGTCGTGGTGCCCAAGCCGGGCGCCGCGCCGGGTGCGGCCGGCGCCGACAAGCCGAAATCCTCCTTGGTGTCGAAGCATGCCGGTGATCCGTCCAGGCGTCCGGCCGGCATCTCGGAAGCCGAGATGGAGCGTCGCCTGAAGGCGCTGGCCGCCGCCAAGGCGCGCGAGGTCGACGAGGCCGCCGCACGCGAGGCCGAGGAAAAGGCCCGCGAGGAAGAACGCGAACGCCGCCGCGCCGAGGCCGAGGCAAAGGAGCGCGAGGACCGCGAACGCGAAGAGGCGCTGAAGGCCAAGGCCGAGGAAGACGCCCGCCGCACCCGCGAGGCCGAGGACAAGACCCGGCGCAAGGACGAACCGAAGAAAGAGACGGCGAAAAAGCCGGCCGCGCCCGCCGCCCCCGATCAGGCCGCGATCGAGGCTGCCGCCGCACGCGCCGAGACCAAGGGCGTCACCGCCGCCGGTCCGCGCAAGACCGACCGCGACCGCGCCGACCGCGGCCCCGACCGCGATGCGCGCGGCAAGGGCGCCCGCGACGACAACCGCCGCGCCGGCAAGCTGTCGCTGAACCAGGCACTGTCGGGCGAAGGCGGCCGTCAGCGCAGCCTGGCCGCGATGAAGCGCAAGCAGGAACGCACCCGCCAGAAGGCGATGGGCCAGTCGGTGCGCGCCGAAAAGCAGGTGCGCGACGTGCAGCTGCCCGAAACCATCGTGGTGCAGGAACTGGCCAACCGGATGGCGGAACGCGCCGCCGACGTGGTCAAGTCGCTGATGAAGATGGGCATGATGGTCAGCATGAACCAGGCCATCGACGCCGACACGGCGCAGCTTGTGATCGAGGAATTCGGCCACAACGCGGTGCGGGTGTCGGACGCCGACGTGGAACAGGTCATCGCCGATGTCGAGGACAAGGCCGAGGATCTGCAACCGCGCCCGCCGATCGTCACCATCATGGGTCACGTCGATCACGGCAAGACCTCGCTGCTGGATGCGATCCGCAACGCCAATATCGTGTCGGGCGAAGCCGGCGGCATCACCCAGCATATCGGCGCCTATCAGGTGCAGACCGAATCGGGGGCGACGCTGACCTTCCTCGATACGCCGGGCCACGCCGCCTTCACCTCGATGCGGGCGCGCGGTGCCAATGTCACGGATATCGTCGTGCTGGTCGTGGCCGCCGACGACGCGGTCATGCCGCAGACGGTCGAGGCGATCAATCACGCCCGCGCCGCCGGCGTGCCGATGATCGTGGCGATCAACAAGGTCGACAAGCCGGCCGCCGATCCCGACAAGGTGCGCAGCGCGCTGCTGCACCAGGAGGTGATCGTCGAGAAGCTGTCGGGCGACGTGCAGGATGTCGAGGTGTCGGCCAAGACCGGCCAGGGGCTGGACGAACTGCTTGAGGCCATCGCCCTGCAATCCGAGATCCTGGAACTGAACGCCAACCCCGCCCGCGCCGCACAGGGCGCGGTGATCGAGGCGCAGCTTGACGTGGGCCGCGGCCCGGTCGCGACGGTTCTGGTCCAGAACGGCACGCTGCGGCGCGGCGACATCTTTGTCGTCGGCGAACAGTGGGGCAAGGTCCGCGCGCTCATCAACGACAAGGGCGAGCGCGTGGACGAAGCCGCGCCCTCGGTCCCGGTCGAGGTTCTGGGTCTGAACGGCACGCCCGAGGCCGGCGACGTGCTGAACGTCGTCGAGACCGAGGCGCAGGCGCGCGAGATCGCCGATTACCGCATGCAGCAGGCCAAGGACAAACGCGCCGCGGCCGGTGCGGCGGTGACGCTGGACCAGATGCTGGCCAAGGCCAAGGCCGATCAGACCGTGGCTGAACTGCCGGTGGTCGTGAAGGCCGATGTGCAGGGCTCGGCCGAGGCGATCGTGCAGGCGCTGGAAAAGGTCGGCAACGACGAGGTGCGCGTCCGCGTGCTGCATTACGGCGTCGGCGCGATCACCGAATCCGATATCGGCCTGGCCGAGGCATCCAAGGCCCCCGTCATCGGCTTCAACGTCCGCGCCAACGCGCCCGCCCGCAGCAGCGCCAACCAGAAGGGCGTGGAGATCCGGTACTATTCGGTGATCTACGACCTGATGGACGACATCAAGGCGGCGGCGTCGGGCCTGCTGTCGGCCGAGGTGCGCGAGAACTTCATCGGCTATGCCGAGATCCGCGAGGTCTTCAAGGTCACCGGCGTCGGCAAGGTTGCGGGCTGTCTGGTCACCGAAGGCGTTGCCCGCCGGTCCGCAGGCGTCCGCCTGCTGCGCGACAACGTGGTGATCCACGAAGGCACGCTGAAGACGCTGAAGCGCTTCAAGGACGAGGTCAAGGAAGTGCAGTCGGGTCAGGAATGCGGCATGGCGTTCGAGAATTACGACGACATCCGCCAGGGCGATGTCATCGAGATCTTCGAGCGTGAAGAGGTCGAACGCACGCTGTAACCCAAGCGGATGCCGTGAGAACGTCAAGGGCGGCCCGGTGGGGTCGCCCTTTTTCCGTGCTCGGGGTCCATCAGGGCCGGACAGCGGCAGGTTTCATCGGGCGAAGGGTCGGCCCGCTGCAAGCCCGGCTTTTACAGCCACATCTGCAAGGCCGGGATCAGCGGGATGTCGGCCGGCGGCATCGGGTAGTTCCGCAGATCGGCGGCCCGCACCCATGTCAGCGCCTGCCCCTCGCGCGGCTGCACGATTCCCTGCCATTTGCGGCAGGCAAAGACCGGCATCAGCAGGTGAAAATCGTCATAGCCGTGGCTGGCGAAGGTCAGCGGCGCAAGGCACGAGGTCCAGGTGTCGATCCCCAGCTCCTCGTGCAGTTCGCGGATCAGCGCGGCTTCGGGCGTTTCACCGGGTTCGACCTTGCCGCCCGGAAACTCCCACAGCCCGGCCATCGGCTTGCCCCTGGGGCGCTGCGCCAGCAGGACGCGGCCGTCGGGGTCGATCAGGGCGACGGCGGCGACAAGGACGGTTTTCACGACCGGTAATCGGCGTTGATGTCGATATAGCCATGGGTCAGATCGCAGGTCCACACGGTCTGCGCGCCCTGCCCCAGCCCCAGATCGACCGAGATCACCAGTTCGCGGTTCTTCATATAGGCGCTGGCCGCATCCTCGTCGTAATCGGGTGCGCGCCATCCGTCCCGCGCCAGCACCATGTCGCCAAAGCCGATGGTCAGGCGGTCACGGTCGGCCTCGGCCCCCGATTTGCCCACGGCGGCCACGATCCGGCCCCAGTTCGCGTCCTCGCCCGCGATGGCGGTCTTGACCAGCGGCGAATTGGCGATGGCCATGGCGACCTTTTTCGCGTCGGCATCGGACTGCGCGCCGGTCACGCGCAACTCGACGAATTTCGTCGCCCCCTCGCCGTCGCGCACGACCAGTTGCGCCAGTTCGCGCATGACGCCGTGCAGTGCCTGCACGAAGGCTGTCCCCTCGACCGTCTCCAGCGACGCGATGGGCGAAGCCGGACTGCGCCCCGTCGCCGCGCAGATCAGCGCGTCCGAGGTCGAGGTGTCGCTGTCCACGGTGATGGCGTTGAATGTGGTCCCAAGCCCCGACGACAGCGCCTGTTGCAGCAGTTGTGCGTCGATTGCGGCGTCGGTGAACAGATAGACCAGCATCGTCGCCATGTCGGGCGCGATCATGCCCGACCCCTTGGCGATGCCGGTAATGCGGATCTCGCCGCCCTTGCCCGCGACGGTGGCGGAGGCGCCTTTGGGGAAGGTGTCGGTGGTCATGATGGCGCGCGCCGCGTCGGCCGCGCCCCCCTGATCCAGCCCGGCGACCAGATCGCCCACCACCGCAACGATACGCTCATGCGGCAACGGCTCTCCGATCACGCCGGTCGAGGATGAGAAGACCCGCGTTGCCGGAACGCCGGTGGCATCCGCCACGGCAGCCGTCACCGCATCGACGGATTCCTGCCCGCGCGCGCCGGTGAAGGCGTTGGCGTTGCCCGAATTGACGATGATCGCCGCGCCGTCGGGGGCATCGCCGCCCCCGGCCAGCTTGTCCTGGTTGTCCAGCACGCAGGCCGCGCGGGTCGAGGACCGGGTGAACGCGCCCGCGACCGTCGATCCGGCCGCGATCCGGATCAGGGTCACATCGGTGCGGCCCTGATACTTGACGCCCGCCGCGGCGCTGGCGAATTCGACGCCGGCGATCACCGGCAGGTCGGGAAACCCGGCCGGGGCCAGCGGCGACACCGGCAGTCCGGCCTTGGCCATCACTCGGCTCCCAGAAGGTCGTCGTCGTTCATCAGCGCGGGATCGAGGCCCTCGGTCTTTTCGACCGTCGCCTCGTCCACGATCTTTTCGATGGCGGCTTCGACCTTTTCGCGGCGGACAAGCTGGGCCAGTTCGTCGCGCACCTCGTCCAGCTGCGGCGCTTCCTTGACGCGGGTGTCGTTCAGCCGGATGACGTGCCAGCCGAAATCGGTCTGCACCGGGTCCGACACCTGGTCCTTTTCCATGCCCTGCACGGCCTCGGCGAAGGGCGGCACCATCTGGTCGGCGCTGAACCAGCCCAGATCGCCCTTGTTCGGGCCGCTTGGCCCGGTCGAGTTCTCTTCGGCCAGCGTGCCGAAATCGGCGCCCTCATCCAGTTGCCGTTTCAGATCCTTGGCCTTTTCCTCGCTGTCCACAAGGATATGGGCGGCCGAATATTCGGTCACCGCCTCGGCATCGGCGAACAGCCTGTCGTAAGCCGCCTTGATCTCGTCCTCGGTCGGCTCCGGCTCGGCGATCCGGCTGACGGCGGCGGTGGCCAGCGTGTTGCGCCGCTGCAGTTCCAGCTGCGCGCGGGTGCCGGCGGTTTCGGTGCCGGTCGCGGCCACGGCGGTCTGGCGGATCAGCTGGTCCAGCATCATGTCCCACAGCGCCTGATCGGGCAGGTTCGCCATCTGCGGGTCCTGGACCGACTGTTTCATCACGATCATCTGTCCAAGCGTGATGTCCTGGCCGTTCACCGTGGCCACGACCGTGTCCGCACCCTTGTCCTGCGCCAGCCCGGCCACGGGCGCCATCAGCGGGGCCGCGATGACGGCGGCGGCCAGAATCGAACGTTTCAGCATGAAAATTCCTTTGCAAGTCACACCCGGTCCCAGGACGGGACAGGGCCAGCGTTGACAGTCAGGCGGCCGAGGCATACATCCCGACGCAACCGTGGAAGGCGCCGCCGCCGCTTTCGTTCAGGCCTCTGATACGGCAATGCGGAAGGGAGGGGCAAGTGGGCCCCCTCTGACGGACTTTCCCAAGAACGTGATTGCGAAGGTAATATGCTCGGCATCGGAACTATGGCGAAGAAGGTCTTTGGCACGCCCAATGACCGCAAGGTGAAATCGACCCGCCCGCTGGTCGCCCGGATCAACGCGCTGGAGGATCAGTTCACCGCGCTGTCCGATGAGGGGCTGATCGACAAGACCCGCGAATTCCAGAAACGTGTTGCCGATGGCGAGGCGCTGGACGCGCTGCTGCCCGAAGCGTTCGCGAACTGCCGCGAGGCGGCCCGCCGCGCCCTGGGCCTGCGCGCCTTCGACGTGCAACTGATGGGCGGGATCTTTCTGCATCAGGGCAATATCGCCGAGATGAAGACCGGCGAGGGCAAGACCCTGGTCGCGACCCTGCCCGCCTATCTGAACGCGCTGACCGGCAAGGGCGTACATATCGTCACCGTCAACGACTACCTGGCCAAGCGCGACGCCGAATGGATGAGCAAGGTCTTTGCCGCACTGGGCATGACCACCGGCGTCGTCTATCCCTTCCAGGCCGAGCCGGAAAAGCGCGAGGCCTATGCCGCCGACGTGACCTATGCCACCAACAACGAGCTTGGCTTCGACTATCTGCGCGACAACATGAAGGGCAGCGTCGAGGAAATGGTCCAGCGCGGCCACAATTTCGCCATCGTGGACGAGGTGGACAGCATCCTGATCGACGAGGCGCGCACGCCGTTGATCATCTCCGGCCCCAGCCAGGACCGCAGCGAACTGTATCGGGTGCTGGACAGATACGTGCCGCTGATGGACGAAACCCATTACAAGCTGGACGAAAAGGCCCGCAACGCCACCTTCACCGAGGAAGGCAACGAGTTTCTGGAACAGAAGCTGTGGGCCGATGGCGTCCTGCCCGAGGGGCAGACGCTGTATGACCCTGAATCCACCACCATCGTCCACCACGCCAGCCAGGCCCTGCGCGCGCACAAGCTGTTCATGAAGGACCAGCACTACATGGTCCGCGACGGCGAGGTGATGCTGATCGACGAATTCACCGGCCGGATGATGAAGGGCCGCCGTCTGTCGGACGGGCTGCATCAGGCGATCGAGGCCAAGGAAGGCGTCGATATCCAGCCCGAGAACGTGACGCTGGCCAGCGTGACGTTCCAGAACTATTTCCGGCTTTACGACAAGCTGTCCGGCATGACCGGCACGGCCTCCACCGAGGCCGAGGAATTCGCCGAAATCTACAAGCTGGGCGTGGTCGAGGTTCCGACCAACCGCCCGATCCAGCGTCTGGACGAACATGATCGCGTCTATCGCACGGCGCAGGAAAAATACGCCGCCGTGATCGAGGCGATCAAGGAGGCGCACGAGAAGGGCCAGCCCACCCTGGTCGGCACCACCAGCATCGAGAAATCCGAGATGCTGTCCGAAATGCTGAAGAAGGACGGCATCCCCCACAACGTCCTGAACGCCCGCCAGCACGAGGCCGAGGCGCAGATCGTGGCCGATGCCGGCAAGCCCGGCGCCGTCACCATCGCCACCAACATGGCCGGCCGCGGCACCGACATCCAGCTTGGCGGCAATGTCGAGATGAAGGTGATGGAGGCGCTGAAGGCCGATCCCGACGCCAATCCCGACGAATTGCGCGCCCGGATCGAGCAAGAACACGCCGCCGACAAGCAGAAGGTGCTGGATGCGGGCGGGCTGTTCGTTCTGGGCACCGAACGCCATGAAAGCCGCCGGATCGACAACCAGCTTCGCGGCCGCTCGGGCCGGCAGGGCGATCCGGGGCGGTCGCTGTTCTTTCTGTCGCTGGACGACGACCTGATGCGGATCTTTGGATCGGAACGGCTGGATTCGGTCCTGTCCCGTCTGGGCATGAAGGAAGGCGAGGCCATCGTTCACCCCTGGGTCAACAAGTCGCTGGAACGCGCGCAGGCCAAGGTCGAGGGGCGCAACTTCGACATCCGCAAGCAGTTGCTGAAATTCGACGACGTGATGAACGATCAGCGCAAGGCGATCTTCAGCCAGCGCCGCGAGATCATGGACAGCGACGAGGTGGGCGAGATCGCCGCCGACATGCGCCACCAGGTGATCGAGGATCTGATCGACCAGTTCATGCCGGCCAAGTCCTATGCCGATCAGTGGGACACCGAGGGGCTGAAGGCCGCGGTGCGCGAAAAGCTGAACATGAACCTGCCAATCGAGGCCTGGGCCGATGAGGAAGGCGTGGATCAGGACGCGATGCGCGAACGGATCGAGCAGGCCACCGACGCCTATATGGCCGAGAAGGAACAGGGTTTCGGCCCCGAAAACATGCGCATGATCGAAAAGCAGGTCCTGTTGCAGATGATCGACCAGAAATGGCGCGACCATCTGCTGACGCTGGAACATCTGCGCAGCGTCGTGGGCTTTCGCGGCTATGCGCAGCGCGACCCGCTGTCGGAATACAAGACCGAGGGGTTCCAGCTGTTCGAAAAGTTGCTGGACGGCCTGCGCGGCGACGTGACGCAGCGTCTGGCGCAGATCCGCCCGCTGACCGACGCCGAGCGCGAAGAGATGCTGCGCCAGATGGCGCAGCAGCAGAAGGCCGGGCAGGAACATCTGACGATGGAACACGGCGCCGACCGGCAATCGGACGACGATCCCGACAAGCCCACACCGCTGATCGAGGGCTTCGACGAGACGGACCCCGCAACCTGGGGCAACCCCTCGCGCAACGACCCCTGCCCCTGCGGTTCGGGCAAGAAGTTCAAGCACTGCCACGGCGCGATCTGAAAACGCCGCGCCGCTGACAACATGCGCCGCGCCCGCGCTGCGGCGGCCGCGCGGGATGCGGGCGCTGATGGACAATCATTCGACGGAAGACGCGCCGCAGCCGTGTGATGTCAAGGCGGGACCGTTGCGTCGAAGACCCCCAGCTTTTCTCCCCCTTCACAAGTTCTGCCCATCGCGCCGGCCCCTGCCGGCGCGATGTTTTTACATTTGTTTACCCTGTCCGCCCTTGCCTCGGCGACAATAATCATCCATATACCATCCACACGGATGGCGATTGAGATGAGTAATGTCAGGCAGCTGCGCGACAAGCAGCCGGAAAACGAGAAGATCACGATCAATCTGGGGTTCGTGGATCTTGGGCGGATCGACCTGCTGGTGCAGGAAGGGTTCTATTCCAACCGAAGCGACCTGATCCGCACCGCGATCCGCAACCAGCTTGACAGCCATACCGAGGTGGTCAGCAGATCGCTGGAACGCCACACGATGGAGCTGGGCCTGCGCGATTACTCGGTCGCCGATCTGGAGGCGATCCGCGACGCGGGCGAGATGCTGCACGTCAAGGTCGTGGGCCTTGCCCGTATCGACCCGGACGTGACGCCCGAACTGGCGCGACAGACCATCGGCTCGATCACCGTGCTGGGCGCCTTGCAGGCCAGCGCGGCCATCAAGAAGGCACTTGCCGACCGCATCGGATAACGTGCGGAACATCTGACAAAGGAACAGAAGATGAAACTTTTCAACGCCGACGCCTTGCGTCGGGCGACCGATGGCGAACGTCTGTCGGCTGCCAACGATCTTGTGCAACGCACGCTGGCGCAGCACGGGCTTGCCCCCTCGACCGGCCAGGCCGAGACCGGGGAAATGCCCACCATGCCCGCAATGCCGTCGCTGGACGACATGCTGGCGCGGCTGGGCGGGGCGCGCATCAATGCCGGTGCGGCCGCGATCACGCTGCCCGAAGGGGCGGAGTTCCGGCAGGACAGCTTTACCTGCGAGGCCGGGACGCGCAGTTTCCGCACCTATGTTCCCGCCTCGGCGGCCAGCGGGGTCACGGGCGTCGTAGTCATGCTGCACGGCTGCACGCAGACGCCCGAGGATTTCGCCGCAGGCACCGGCATGAACGCGCTGGCCGAGCGGCACGGCTTTGTCGTGGTCTATCCGGCCCAGTCGCGGGGCGACAACGCGCAATCCTGCTGGAACTGGTTCAGCCGCGGCGATCAGCGGCGCGGACAGGGCGAACCGGCCATCCTTGCGGGCCTGACCGCGCGCGTCTGCGCCGAATTCGGCGTCGGACGGCAGAATACCTTCGTGGCCGGCCTGTCCGCCGGCGCGGCGATGGCGGTCATCCTGGGCGAAACCTATGACGACGTCTTCGCGGCGGTCGGCGCC is part of the Paracoccus stylophorae genome and encodes:
- the nusA gene encoding transcription termination factor NusA, with amino-acid sequence MAITSANQLELLQTAEAVAREKMIEPELVIEAMEDSLARAAKSRYGAEMDIRVKIDRKTGNATFTRARTVVTDEELENYQSQFTPDQAKTYFEPSRDGRGTWWRDGTRLDDFSGAPQPGDVFEEVVPPVDLGRIAAQSAKQVILQRVREAERDRQYEEFKDRAGTIINGIVKREEYGNIIVDVGRGEAILRRNEKIGRESYRPNDRIRTYIKDVRRETRGPQIFLSRTDPQFMAELFKMEVPEIYDGIIDIKAVARDPGSRAKIAVISYDSSIDPVGACVGMRGSRVQAVVGELQGEKIDIIPWNEDQATFLVNALQPAEVSKVVFDEEAGKIEVVVPDEQLSLAIGRRGQNVRLASQLTGLDIDILTEEEESKRRQAEFNARTQLFMEALDLDEFFAQLLVAEGFTDLEEVAYVEQDELLSIDGVDEDTARELQARARDVLEARAKAALDNARELGAEDSLIEFEGLTPQMVEALAKDGVKTLEDFATCADWELAGGWTTVNGQRVKDEGLLEPFEVSLEEAQTMVMTARVMLGWVDPTELDGGDDPDADAEADGAEGGTDEEAGA
- a CDS encoding RNA-binding protein — its product is MSRGGRIKQRDEPERRCIVTGEVQPKRGLIRFVVGPDGTVVPDLAEKLPGRGIWVTADRAAIDKAAAKGLFSRAARTQARPPEGLADLVEAATARRVVELVSLARKSGKAVAGFEKVKGWLSEGRAKVLLQASDGSERGKGKLWTPTGGRWFGCLTASELGLSFGRDHVIHGALAAGGLTDKVILEAGRLTGLRGHDGGNTATGKE
- the infB gene encoding translation initiation factor IF-2 — encoded protein: MSDKDGKKTLGLGGAGRSGQVKQSFSHGRTKNVVVETKRKRVVVPKPGAAPGAAGADKPKSSLVSKHAGDPSRRPAGISEAEMERRLKALAAAKAREVDEAAAREAEEKAREEERERRRAEAEAKEREDREREEALKAKAEEDARRTREAEDKTRRKDEPKKETAKKPAAPAAPDQAAIEAAAARAETKGVTAAGPRKTDRDRADRGPDRDARGKGARDDNRRAGKLSLNQALSGEGGRQRSLAAMKRKQERTRQKAMGQSVRAEKQVRDVQLPETIVVQELANRMAERAADVVKSLMKMGMMVSMNQAIDADTAQLVIEEFGHNAVRVSDADVEQVIADVEDKAEDLQPRPPIVTIMGHVDHGKTSLLDAIRNANIVSGEAGGITQHIGAYQVQTESGATLTFLDTPGHAAFTSMRARGANVTDIVVLVVAADDAVMPQTVEAINHARAAGVPMIVAINKVDKPAADPDKVRSALLHQEVIVEKLSGDVQDVEVSAKTGQGLDELLEAIALQSEILELNANPARAAQGAVIEAQLDVGRGPVATVLVQNGTLRRGDIFVVGEQWGKVRALINDKGERVDEAAPSVPVEVLGLNGTPEAGDVLNVVETEAQAREIADYRMQQAKDKRAAAGAAVTLDQMLAKAKADQTVAELPVVVKADVQGSAEAIVQALEKVGNDEVRVRVLHYGVGAITESDIGLAEASKAPVIGFNVRANAPARSSANQKGVEIRYYSVIYDLMDDIKAAASGLLSAEVRENFIGYAEIREVFKVTGVGKVAGCLVTEGVARRSAGVRLLRDNVVIHEGTLKTLKRFKDEVKEVQSGQECGMAFENYDDIRQGDVIEIFEREEVERTL
- a CDS encoding (deoxy)nucleoside triphosphate pyrophosphohydrolase, coding for MKTVLVAAVALIDPDGRVLLAQRPRGKPMAGLWEFPGGKVEPGETPEAALIRELHEELGIDTWTSCLAPLTFASHGYDDFHLLMPVFACRKWQGIVQPREGQALTWVRAADLRNYPMPPADIPLIPALQMWL
- the argJ gene encoding bifunctional glutamate N-acetyltransferase/amino-acid acetyltransferase ArgJ yields the protein MAKAGLPVSPLAPAGFPDLPVIAGVEFASAAAGVKYQGRTDVTLIRIAAGSTVAGAFTRSSTRAACVLDNQDKLAGGGDAPDGAAIIVNSGNANAFTGARGQESVDAVTAAVADATGVPATRVFSSSTGVIGEPLPHERIVAVVGDLVAGLDQGGAADAARAIMTTDTFPKGASATVAGKGGEIRITGIAKGSGMIAPDMATMLVYLFTDAAIDAQLLQQALSSGLGTTFNAITVDSDTSTSDALICAATGRSPASPIASLETVEGTAFVQALHGVMRELAQLVVRDGEGATKFVELRVTGAQSDADAKKVAMAIANSPLVKTAIAGEDANWGRIVAAVGKSGAEADRDRLTIGFGDMVLARDGWRAPDYDEDAASAYMKNRELVISVDLGLGQGAQTVWTCDLTHGYIDINADYRS
- a CDS encoding peptidylprolyl isomerase, which encodes MLKRSILAAAVIAAPLMAPVAGLAQDKGADTVVATVNGQDITLGQMIVMKQSVQDPQMANLPDQALWDMMLDQLIRQTAVAATGTETAGTRAQLELQRRNTLATAAVSRIAEPEPTEDEIKAAYDRLFADAEAVTEYSAAHILVDSEEKAKDLKRQLDEGADFGTLAEENSTGPSGPNKGDLGWFSADQMVPPFAEAVQGMEKDQVSDPVQTDFGWHVIRLNDTRVKEAPQLDEVRDELAQLVRREKVEAAIEKIVDEATVEKTEGLDPALMNDDDLLGAE
- the secA gene encoding preprotein translocase subunit SecA — encoded protein: MLGIGTMAKKVFGTPNDRKVKSTRPLVARINALEDQFTALSDEGLIDKTREFQKRVADGEALDALLPEAFANCREAARRALGLRAFDVQLMGGIFLHQGNIAEMKTGEGKTLVATLPAYLNALTGKGVHIVTVNDYLAKRDAEWMSKVFAALGMTTGVVYPFQAEPEKREAYAADVTYATNNELGFDYLRDNMKGSVEEMVQRGHNFAIVDEVDSILIDEARTPLIISGPSQDRSELYRVLDRYVPLMDETHYKLDEKARNATFTEEGNEFLEQKLWADGVLPEGQTLYDPESTTIVHHASQALRAHKLFMKDQHYMVRDGEVMLIDEFTGRMMKGRRLSDGLHQAIEAKEGVDIQPENVTLASVTFQNYFRLYDKLSGMTGTASTEAEEFAEIYKLGVVEVPTNRPIQRLDEHDRVYRTAQEKYAAVIEAIKEAHEKGQPTLVGTTSIEKSEMLSEMLKKDGIPHNVLNARQHEAEAQIVADAGKPGAVTIATNMAGRGTDIQLGGNVEMKVMEALKADPDANPDELRARIEQEHAADKQKVLDAGGLFVLGTERHESRRIDNQLRGRSGRQGDPGRSLFFLSLDDDLMRIFGSERLDSVLSRLGMKEGEAIVHPWVNKSLERAQAKVEGRNFDIRKQLLKFDDVMNDQRKAIFSQRREIMDSDEVGEIAADMRHQVIEDLIDQFMPAKSYADQWDTEGLKAAVREKLNMNLPIEAWADEEGVDQDAMRERIEQATDAYMAEKEQGFGPENMRMIEKQVLLQMIDQKWRDHLLTLEHLRSVVGFRGYAQRDPLSEYKTEGFQLFEKLLDGLRGDVTQRLAQIRPLTDAEREEMLRQMAQQQKAGQEHLTMEHGADRQSDDDPDKPTPLIEGFDETDPATWGNPSRNDPCPCGSGKKFKHCHGAI
- a CDS encoding CopG family transcriptional regulator, which gives rise to MSNVRQLRDKQPENEKITINLGFVDLGRIDLLVQEGFYSNRSDLIRTAIRNQLDSHTEVVSRSLERHTMELGLRDYSVADLEAIRDAGEMLHVKVVGLARIDPDVTPELARQTIGSITVLGALQASAAIKKALADRIG